The sequence below is a genomic window from Thiomonas intermedia.
GGGCCGCGGCGAACTGCACCTGACCATTCTGCTGGAGAACATGCGCCGCGAAGGCTATGAGCTGGCCGTGTCCAAGCCGCGCGTGGTGTTCAAGGACGTGGACGGCGTGCGCCAGGAGCCCATCGAACTGGTGACGGCCGACATCGAAGAAGGCCATCAGGGCGGGGTGATGCAGGCCCTGGGCGAGCGCAAGGGCGAGCTGGTCAATATGGAGCCGGACGGCCGCGGCCGCGTGCGTCTCGAATACCGTATTCCGGCGCGCGGCCTGATCGGCTTCACCAACGAATTCCTCAACCTGACCCGTGGCTCCGGGCTGATCTCCAACATCTTCGACGGCTACGAGGCGCACAAGGGCGAGATTGCCGGGCGCAAGAACGGCGTGCTCATCTCCATGGACGACGGGGAAATCTTCACCTACGCCCTGGGCAAGCTCGATGACCGCGGACGCATGTTCGTCAAGGCGGGCGATCCGGTGTACGAAGGCATGATCGTGGGCATCCACAGCCGCGACAACGACCTGGTGGTCAACGCAACCCGCACCAAGCAGCTCACCAATTTCCGCGTCTCGGGCAAGGAAGACGCCATCAAGATCACCCCGCCCATCGACCTCACGCTGGAGTACGGCGTGGAATTCATCGAAGACGATGAGTTGGTCGAAATCACCCCCAAGAGCGTTCGTCTGCGCAAGCGCCATCTCACCGAGAACGAGCGCAAGCGCGCTGGCCGCTCGGCCTGATCGACGCTCGAACCCGGCGCGCGGATCATGGCGACCCGACCCAGAGCTAGTGAATTTTTCGGACATGTCCGAAAGGCGCGTCAAACCGCTCCCGATCGAGGCGCAAAGCACAGCCATAGCGCGGGCTATGGCGAGCATTTGCAACGACGAGCTGGGGCGTTTTGACGTGCAAGGCGGGCACGGCTGAAATGTTCACAAGCTCTCGGCCCCATTCGCGTGCCGTGCTCGCCATGGTCGGCGCCACGCTGCTTTGGAGCGTGGCGGGCGTGGTCACGCGCCATCTCCATCATCAGAACGGACTCGATCTGGTGTTCTGGCGCAGCGGCTTTGCCGCGCTCGGGGTGCTGGCCTGGCTGCTCTGGCGCCAGGGGCCCCGCGGTCTGGCGCGCGATGTGCGGTACGCCTCGCCGCTGCTGTGGCTTTCAGCCGTGTTCTGGGCGGTGATGTTCACCGCCTTCATGGTTGCCCTGACGCTCACCACCGTGGCGCAGACCCTGATTGCCGACAGTCTCAGTCCCTTGATTGCCGCCTTGCTGGGCTGGCTGATCCTGCGCCACGCCTTGCCGGCTCGCACCTGGCTGGCCATCGCGCTTGCGATCGCCGGCATGGGATGGATCGGCTGGCAGAACCTGCATCATGCGAATGGATCGACGCAGCTTCTCGGCATGCTGGTGGCGTTGGCCGTGCCGTTCAGCGCGGCCTCCAACTGGGTCAGCCTGCGCCGTGCCGGCACGGCGGTGCCGATGCAGGCGGCGGTGATGTTCGGCGCCTTGTTCTCCGTGCTGGCCGTGGTGTTTCCCGCCTGGCCCGTGGCGGTGGACCTGCACGATTTCCTCTGGCTCGCCTTTCTGGGCGTTTTCCAGTTGGCCATCCCGGGGCTGTTGGCGGTCTGGGCGGCACAGCGTCTGGCGCCCGCCGAAGTGGGACTGCTCGGATTGCTGGAGGTGGTGTTCGGTATCCTCTGGGCGTGGCTCGGCGCGGGGGAGCAACCGGCACTGGGAACGCTGATCGGCGGCGGGCTGATTCTGTTCGCGCTCGTCGGCAACGAATGGTGGGGATGGCGGCGACTGAGATGGGCTACCTAGGCAGGTTCGAAGCATTCGGAAAGTGGAGTCTGTCGGCCCTGTTGACGGGACTGTTGATGACGGCTTGCGGCGGCGGCGGTTCTCCGGGATCGAGCCCGACGGCCGAGCAGCAGACCTCGCAAACGACGGCGACCACGGCGGCGCGCAGCACGCCCATGGGCGTGCTGGTGCCGCTTTACGGCTATCCGCTGGTTTCGAGCGGCAGCGGCGCCTCGTACGCGACTGCGGACAGCCCGGCCTGGACGCAGGTCGCGGCCGGTGCGGCCGTGGTGCCCACGGTGGCCATCATCAACCCGAGCAATGGCCCGGTCGCCTGCAGTTCACCGCCGTCCGCCACGCTGAGTGCGTTTGCGCACGGCATCGGCATATTGCACGCAGCAGGCGTGACCGTGCTGGGCTATGTCCGCACCTCCTATGGCCAGCGCGATCTGGCTCAGGTGGAGGCCGATGTGCAGACGTATGCGCAGTGCTACGGCGTCGACGGTGTGTTTTTCGACGAGGTATCGAGTCAGGCCAGCCAGGCGGGCTATTACGGCCAGGCCGCGGCTGCCGCGCGCGCAGACATCAGGCCGATCCGTGGCGAGACGGCGCTGGTCGCCATCAATCCGGGCACTTATCCCGACAGCACGATTGCCGCTACGGCCGACATCACGGTCATGCACGAAAGCGCCGATCTCAATCT
It includes:
- a CDS encoding DMT family transporter, producing the protein MFTSSRPHSRAVLAMVGATLLWSVAGVVTRHLHHQNGLDLVFWRSGFAALGVLAWLLWRQGPRGLARDVRYASPLLWLSAVFWAVMFTAFMVALTLTTVAQTLIADSLSPLIAALLGWLILRHALPARTWLAIALAIAGMGWIGWQNLHHANGSTQLLGMLVALAVPFSAASNWVSLRRAGTAVPMQAAVMFGALFSVLAVVFPAWPVAVDLHDFLWLAFLGVFQLAIPGLLAVWAAQRLAPAEVGLLGLLEVVFGILWAWLGAGEQPALGTLIGGGLILFALVGNEWWGWRRLRWAT
- a CDS encoding spherulation-specific family 4 protein — translated: MAATEMGYLGRFEAFGKWSLSALLTGLLMTACGGGGSPGSSPTAEQQTSQTTATTAARSTPMGVLVPLYGYPLVSSGSGASYATADSPAWTQVAAGAAVVPTVAIINPSNGPVACSSPPSATLSAFAHGIGILHAAGVTVLGYVRTSYGQRDLAQVEADVQTYAQCYGVDGVFFDEVSSQASQAGYYGQAAAAARADIRPIRGETALVAINPGTYPDSTIAATADITVMHESADLNLAAVPAGLSRYAPARFAYLALGLSNLPQLQASMLSSLYRQGFGYVDLTDQGAGGDPWAALSTQYTAMIQTLQQLNQEQN